ACATCTGTGGTCTTAAAGGTAAGCTTAGGATACTTTTGCTGCAGGGCTTCAATGGCTTCCGGCAAGTCGTGTTGCATATGATGACCGGCAAACAGGAAGAAGGGTGATACAACCATTTCTTCGGCCCCTTCCTGAATCAGCTTTTCTGCCGCTTCTTCAAAGGTGGGTTTTGCAAATTGAAGAAAGCCGTAGCCAGTTAAAGGAAAATGGCCTTCTGATTTTTCTTTGACTGCCTCTGCCAACTTTTTCACCGTATCACAGGTTTCGGGTACTCGGCTTCCATGAGCCAAAATTAACAATGCTTTTTTCATTGAATAACATCTCCTTTATAGTGACCATTGATAATGGATCGTTGATGATGGATACACGTTTTCCATATTTTTTTGTCTGTGTTGGTTAGATGCCTGTGCTGCTTCTTATAGCAAAACAAAACACATACCGTCGAAAAAGACGCCATGTGTTCGAAATAGTTCTCACCCCATGGGCCCTTCCCTCCGAAGGGTTTGGTGCATTATTTTCAGGCTGGTCTCCTGGCTTGTGCTTCCTGTTACTCACGACGCCTTCCCAAAAAAATTCGGTGGCCAGTGTCGTTTTCATCCACACTTACAGTAGCGGGGGCTGCAGGGGATTTTCACCCCTTTCCCAATTCAGTCTATCATACCTGAAAAATATTTAATTTCCCATCAACAAAGATCATTCTCCATCAATAAG
Above is a window of Tindallia californiensis DNA encoding:
- a CDS encoding sirohydrochlorin chelatase produces the protein MKKALLILAHGSRVPETCDTVKKLAEAVKEKSEGHFPLTGYGFLQFAKPTFEEAAEKLIQEGAEEMVVSPFFLFAGHHMQHDLPEAIEALQQKYPKLTFKTTDVIGDDPRMADILLDQIQKVK